The Nocardioides sp. S-1144 genome includes a region encoding these proteins:
- a CDS encoding NupC/NupG family nucleoside CNT transporter: MADLRGVLGLAVLLLVAWLLSKDRRGVSWRTVGVALALQVGFAVLVLRWGPGERALGWVSERVESLIGYANEGTAFVFGPLLDVGEEGSTIFALQVLPVIIFLGTLIGLLYYLRVIQWTTYLVGGALSKLLGIGKVESLYAGTVVFLGMSEAPLMVQGYLGRLRQGQVFAIMTAGFAAAAGSTLVGYSLLGAPLEYLLAATVMNAPASILMAKLMWPDSVADPDPDPDPDPDPDADQEAHGDRDGAEEIDVRDVRDEESANVIDALGRGAMAGGRIAVTVGALLIAFVAVIALANGILGGVGGWFGAEDLTFEKILGWAVAPLAWLLGVPWSEAADAGSWIGQKTVLNEFVAYADFGPQVGDLSPVTVAVVTFALAGFANFSSIAIQIGALGSLMPERRAMVARLGLRALLAGSLANLANAAIAGVVVGL; the protein is encoded by the coding sequence ATGGCCGACCTGCGCGGGGTCCTCGGACTCGCCGTCCTGCTCCTCGTCGCGTGGCTGCTCTCGAAGGACCGCCGCGGCGTCTCGTGGCGCACCGTCGGGGTCGCGCTCGCCCTCCAGGTCGGCTTCGCGGTCCTCGTGCTGCGGTGGGGACCCGGGGAGCGGGCGTTGGGCTGGGTCTCGGAGCGCGTCGAGTCCCTGATCGGCTACGCCAACGAGGGCACGGCGTTCGTCTTCGGCCCGCTCCTCGACGTCGGCGAGGAGGGCTCGACGATCTTCGCGCTGCAGGTGCTGCCGGTGATCATCTTCCTCGGGACCCTGATCGGGCTGCTGTACTACCTGCGCGTCATCCAGTGGACGACGTACCTGGTCGGCGGGGCGCTCTCGAAGCTGCTCGGCATCGGCAAGGTCGAGTCGCTCTACGCCGGCACCGTCGTCTTCCTCGGCATGAGCGAGGCCCCGTTGATGGTTCAGGGCTACCTCGGCCGGCTCCGGCAGGGACAGGTCTTCGCCATCATGACCGCCGGGTTCGCCGCCGCCGCCGGCTCCACGCTGGTCGGCTACTCCCTGCTCGGCGCGCCGCTGGAGTACCTGCTCGCCGCCACGGTGATGAACGCGCCGGCCTCGATCCTGATGGCCAAGCTGATGTGGCCCGACAGCGTCGCCGACCCCGACCCGGACCCCGACCCGGACCCCGACCCGGACGCCGACCAGGAGGCGCACGGCGACCGCGACGGCGCCGAGGAGATCGACGTGCGCGACGTCCGCGACGAGGAGTCGGCCAACGTCATCGACGCCCTCGGTCGCGGCGCGATGGCCGGCGGCAGGATCGCGGTCACGGTCGGGGCGCTGCTCATCGCCTTCGTCGCCGTGATCGCCCTCGCCAACGGCATCCTCGGCGGCGTCGGGGGCTGGTTCGGCGCGGAGGACCTCACCTTCGAGAAGATCCTGGGCTGGGCGGTCGCGCCGCTGGCCTGGCTGCTCGGCGTGCCGTGGTCCGAGGCCGCCGACGCCGGCTCGTGGATCGGGCAGAAGACCGTCCTCAACGAGTTCGTCGCCTACGCCGACTTCGGACCGCAGGTGGGCGACCTCTCCCCCGTGACCGTCGCCGTCGTGACGTTCGCGCTCGCCGGGTTCGCGAACTTCTCCTCCATCGCGATCCAGATCGGCGCCCTCGGCTCGCTGATGCCCGAGCGCCGCGCCATGGTCGCCCGGCTCGGGCTGCGGGCGCTGCTGGCCGGCAGCCTCGCCAACCTGGCGAACGCCGCCATCGCCGGCGTCGTGGTCGGCCTCTAG
- a CDS encoding LysM peptidoglycan-binding domain-containing protein, protein MSTTTIAPTALSAPRVPDYRLTRRGRLVVLVLALLVLAAVGVAFAGNSMATAEREATETIVVAPGETLWSIASDVSDGDDVRDTMNHLVQLNDLAEVSLDAGQRLEVPVD, encoded by the coding sequence ATGAGCACCACGACGATCGCACCCACCGCCCTGTCGGCTCCTCGCGTGCCCGACTACCGGCTGACCCGCCGCGGACGTCTCGTGGTGCTGGTGCTGGCGCTGCTGGTCCTGGCCGCCGTCGGCGTCGCCTTCGCCGGCAACTCCATGGCCACCGCGGAGCGGGAGGCCACCGAGACGATCGTGGTCGCGCCCGGTGAGACCCTGTGGAGCATCGCCTCCGACGTGAGTGACGGCGACGACGTGCGCGACACGATGAACCACCTCGTCCAGCTCAACGACCTCGCCGAGGTGTCCCTCGACGCGGGTCAGCGGCTGGAGGTCCCGGTCGACTGA
- the lexA gene encoding transcriptional repressor LexA, producing MPRTRTGTPKITELPDGPADATGLTPRQQRVLATIKDSIELRGYPPSMREIGESVGLTSTSSVAHQLRTLEQKGFIKRDPNRPRALEVFLPEVMAARRSLGSSDDSSIDETGIGDTAPPPTNVPLLGRIAAGGPILAEQTYDDVFPLPRQLVGDGELFMLEVSGESMIEAAICSGDYVVVRQAQTAENGDIVAAMIDGEATVKTFQRKDGQVWLLPHNPAFDPIDGTHASILGIVTAVLRKV from the coding sequence ATGCCCCGGACACGTACTGGCACCCCGAAGATCACCGAGCTCCCGGACGGTCCCGCCGACGCGACCGGCCTGACCCCGCGTCAGCAGCGCGTCCTGGCCACCATCAAGGACAGCATCGAGCTGCGCGGCTACCCGCCGAGCATGCGCGAGATCGGCGAGTCCGTCGGGCTCACCAGCACCTCGAGCGTGGCCCACCAGCTGCGCACGCTGGAGCAGAAGGGCTTCATCAAGCGCGACCCGAACCGTCCCCGCGCCCTCGAGGTGTTCCTGCCCGAGGTGATGGCCGCGCGGCGCTCGCTGGGCAGCAGCGACGACTCCTCGATCGACGAGACCGGCATCGGCGACACCGCCCCGCCGCCCACCAACGTCCCGCTCCTGGGCCGGATCGCGGCCGGCGGTCCGATCCTGGCCGAGCAGACCTACGACGACGTCTTCCCGCTCCCCCGCCAGCTGGTCGGCGACGGAGAGCTGTTCATGCTCGAGGTGTCCGGGGAGTCGATGATCGAGGCGGCCATCTGCAGCGGCGACTACGTCGTGGTCCGCCAGGCCCAGACCGCGGAGAACGGCGACATCGTCGCGGCGATGATCGACGGCGAGGCGACGGTCAAGACGTTCCAGCGCAAGGACGGCCAGGTATGGCTGCTGCCGCACAACCCGGCGTTCGACCCGATCGACGGCACCCACGCCTCGATCCTCGGCATCGTCACCGCGGTGCTCCGCAAGGTCTGA
- a CDS encoding MXAN_6640 family putative metalloprotease yields the protein MRLRTRPRTQASVRALVVLGAVGALLIGMLAALAGPSVARVPSGDTDSKQATATDPSVRQASHALRRAESIREDGAAGRDATMVLRDLANTRADLPDAERAAADALMKRPTSSGGDGYLNYGSVEEETPVCTATLCVHYVTSGQHASTPEYVATAVDTLTSVQQAYLTSGYRAVKSDGGLGGNSLPDVYLGNIGVNGLYGYCTSDDPSKSTQRWDRWAYCVLDNDYSASEFPTNTPTENLQVTAAHEYFHAIQYAYDRYEDSWLLEATAAWVEDELYDGVDDNLQYLRSSQLRSPGTPLDTFDPSTGFHYGTWSFFRFLSERFPEKKGLLPRIVLDVFSKADGGPGGPDQYSWKAVNSVLKKKKTSGAAMLGAYAVANRRPGQSYDEGAANRYPKAPAGKVTLAAGKARTVKVRLDHLTSRTTRLTPKRLATKKAKVRLTFDLSPRATGAFALITTTLRSGKVRTVKVKLNKKGNGAKAVPFSSRKVDNVEVTLVNGSGRFKCWQQSYFSCQGRPLDDNAAQQFTARAVKR from the coding sequence ATGCGCTTGCGCACTCGTCCCCGAACCCAGGCCAGCGTCCGCGCGCTGGTCGTGCTGGGCGCCGTCGGCGCCCTGCTGATCGGCATGCTCGCGGCCCTGGCGGGTCCGTCGGTGGCCCGGGTCCCCTCGGGTGACACCGACTCCAAGCAGGCCACGGCGACCGACCCGTCGGTCCGGCAGGCCTCCCACGCGCTCCGCCGCGCCGAGAGCATCCGCGAGGACGGCGCCGCCGGCCGCGACGCCACCATGGTGCTGCGCGACCTGGCCAACACCCGCGCCGACCTCCCCGACGCCGAGCGGGCGGCCGCCGATGCGCTGATGAAGCGCCCGACGAGCTCCGGCGGCGACGGCTACCTCAACTACGGCAGCGTCGAGGAGGAGACCCCGGTCTGCACCGCGACCCTGTGCGTCCACTACGTCACCAGCGGCCAGCACGCCTCGACCCCGGAGTACGTCGCCACGGCGGTCGACACGCTCACCAGCGTCCAGCAGGCCTACCTGACCTCCGGCTACCGCGCGGTCAAGAGCGACGGCGGGCTCGGCGGCAACAGCCTGCCCGACGTCTACCTCGGCAACATCGGGGTCAACGGCCTGTACGGGTACTGCACCTCCGACGACCCGAGCAAGAGCACCCAGCGCTGGGACCGTTGGGCCTACTGCGTGCTCGACAACGACTACAGCGCCTCGGAGTTCCCGACGAACACCCCGACCGAGAACCTCCAGGTCACCGCCGCTCACGAGTACTTCCACGCCATCCAGTACGCCTACGACCGCTACGAGGACTCGTGGCTCCTCGAGGCCACGGCGGCCTGGGTCGAGGACGAGCTCTACGACGGCGTCGACGACAACCTGCAGTACCTGCGCAGCAGCCAGCTCCGCTCGCCCGGCACCCCGCTCGACACCTTCGACCCGAGCACCGGGTTCCACTACGGCACCTGGAGCTTCTTCCGCTTCCTCTCCGAGCGGTTCCCCGAGAAGAAGGGTCTGCTCCCGCGGATCGTGCTCGACGTCTTCTCCAAGGCCGACGGCGGCCCCGGCGGCCCCGACCAGTACTCCTGGAAGGCCGTCAACTCGGTCCTGAAGAAGAAGAAGACCTCCGGCGCGGCCATGCTCGGCGCCTACGCCGTCGCCAACCGTCGTCCGGGCCAGTCCTACGACGAGGGCGCGGCCAACCGCTACCCGAAGGCCCCGGCCGGCAAGGTCACGCTCGCGGCCGGCAAGGCGCGCACGGTCAAGGTCCGCCTCGACCACCTCACCAGCCGCACGACGCGACTGACCCCGAAGCGCCTGGCCACCAAGAAGGCCAAGGTGCGCCTGACCTTCGACCTGAGCCCGCGGGCGACCGGCGCCTTCGCGCTGATCACCACCACGCTGCGCTCCGGCAAGGTGCGCACGGTCAAGGTCAAGCTGAACAAGAAGGGCAACGGCGCCAAGGCCGTGCCGTTCAGCTCCAGGAAGGTCGACAACGTCGAGGTCACCCTCGTCAACGGCAGCGGCCGGTTCAAGTGCTGGCAGCAGAGCTACTTCTCCTGCCAGGGTCGCCCGCTCGACGACAACGCGGCGCAGCAGTTCACCGCGAGGGCCGTCAAGCGCTGA
- a CDS encoding ATP-dependent DNA helicase, producing MPRTAAPAVREVLERAVTALGGSEREGQVAMAEAVSASLSGEAHLLVQAGTGTGKSLAYLVPALVHDKRVVVATATLALQHQLVERDLPRLIEAVRGVEGLDTSYAVLKGRSNYACLHRIREGVPDDQGVLVDVPQGSMAGKVLELRSWAEKQAEAKGSGERDSAPRHTDREWRQVSVGHRDCLGASKCPFGQECFVEVAREKAHRSHLVITNHSLLAIDAIEGVPMIPDYDVAVIDEAHELVARVTQAATDELSAPDVERAARRSQRHVDGPEADDLADAADALRDAMTEARPGRFETVPADLSDALELVRDAARACLSAYPKAQGGGGDEPDAGMTQARGTVQEVFAHAERMAAGSDGDVLWLTEGGERIPPRLCVAPLQVWGPMRDKLLSDKTVVMTSATLMLGGDFGSVATSVGLKPSERAHDEATPERSDTVLPWVGLDVGSPFDYGRQAILYVARHLPPPGRDGLVQAQLDEIVELVDAAEGRTLGLFSSRRAAEAAAEEVRTRLPHLTTLAQGDAQLPELAAQFVGDPHTCLFGTLSLWQGIDVPGETCQLVLIDRIPFPRPDDPLMSARQRAADRAGGNGFMQVAATHAALLLAQGAGRLIRTTTDRGVVAVLDPRLATARYGSFLRASLPPMWTTSDPAVVRKALARLADAG from the coding sequence GTGCCGAGAACCGCTGCGCCCGCCGTCCGCGAGGTGCTCGAGCGTGCCGTCACGGCCCTGGGCGGCAGCGAGCGCGAGGGACAGGTCGCCATGGCCGAGGCGGTCTCGGCGTCGTTGTCGGGGGAGGCGCACCTGCTCGTGCAGGCCGGCACCGGCACCGGCAAGTCGCTGGCCTACCTCGTGCCGGCGCTGGTGCACGACAAGCGGGTCGTCGTGGCCACCGCCACCCTCGCCCTGCAGCACCAGCTGGTCGAGCGCGACCTGCCGCGGCTGATCGAGGCCGTCCGGGGTGTCGAGGGCCTCGACACGTCCTACGCCGTGCTGAAGGGGCGCTCCAACTACGCCTGCCTGCACCGCATCCGCGAGGGCGTGCCCGACGACCAGGGCGTGCTCGTCGACGTCCCGCAGGGCTCGATGGCCGGCAAGGTGCTCGAGCTGCGGTCGTGGGCCGAGAAGCAGGCGGAGGCCAAGGGCTCCGGCGAGCGCGACAGCGCGCCGCGCCACACCGACCGCGAGTGGCGCCAGGTCAGCGTCGGCCACCGCGACTGCCTGGGTGCGAGCAAGTGCCCGTTCGGCCAGGAGTGCTTCGTCGAGGTGGCCCGCGAGAAGGCGCACCGCTCCCACCTGGTCATCACCAACCACTCCCTGCTCGCGATCGACGCGATCGAGGGCGTCCCGATGATCCCCGACTACGACGTCGCGGTCATCGACGAGGCCCACGAGCTGGTCGCCCGGGTCACCCAGGCCGCCACCGACGAGCTCAGCGCGCCCGACGTCGAGCGCGCCGCCCGCCGTTCGCAGCGCCACGTCGACGGGCCCGAGGCCGACGACCTCGCCGACGCCGCCGACGCGCTGCGCGACGCCATGACCGAGGCCCGGCCCGGCCGGTTCGAGACCGTGCCGGCCGACCTGTCCGACGCCCTCGAGCTGGTGCGCGACGCCGCGCGCGCCTGTCTCTCCGCCTACCCCAAGGCCCAGGGCGGCGGCGGTGACGAGCCCGACGCCGGCATGACCCAGGCGCGCGGCACCGTGCAGGAGGTCTTCGCCCACGCCGAGCGGATGGCGGCCGGCTCCGACGGCGACGTCCTCTGGCTCACCGAGGGGGGTGAGCGGATCCCGCCGCGGCTCTGTGTCGCGCCGCTGCAGGTGTGGGGCCCGATGCGCGACAAGCTGCTCTCCGACAAGACCGTCGTGATGACCTCGGCCACCCTCATGCTCGGCGGCGACTTCGGCTCGGTCGCCACCAGCGTCGGCCTCAAGCCCAGCGAGCGCGCCCACGACGAGGCCACCCCCGAGCGCAGCGACACCGTCCTGCCGTGGGTCGGGCTCGACGTCGGCTCGCCGTTCGACTACGGCAGGCAGGCGATCCTCTACGTCGCCCGGCACCTGCCGCCGCCGGGTCGCGACGGGTTGGTCCAGGCCCAGCTCGACGAGATCGTCGAGCTGGTCGACGCGGCCGAGGGGCGCACCCTCGGGCTCTTCTCGAGCCGCCGGGCGGCCGAGGCGGCCGCCGAGGAGGTCCGCACCCGGCTGCCGCACCTGACCACCCTGGCCCAGGGCGACGCCCAGCTGCCCGAGCTCGCGGCCCAGTTCGTGGGCGACCCGCACACCTGCCTGTTCGGCACGCTCAGCCTCTGGCAGGGCATCGACGTGCCCGGGGAGACCTGTCAGCTGGTCCTGATCGACCGGATCCCGTTCCCGCGTCCCGACGACCCGCTGATGAGTGCGCGCCAGAGAGCTGCCGACCGCGCCGGCGGCAACGGGTTCATGCAGGTCGCGGCCACCCACGCCGCGCTGCTGCTGGCCCAGGGCGCCGGGCGGCTGATCCGCACCACCACCGACCGCGGCGTCGTCGCCGTCCTCGACCCGCGACTGGCCACCGCCCGCTACGGGAGCTTCCTCAGGGCGAGCCTGCCGCCGATGTGGACCACCTCCGACCCCGCCGTGGTGCGCAAGGCCCTGGCCCGGCTCGCCGACGCGGGCTGA
- the hflX gene encoding GTPase HflX, with translation MTNAPDFTLDAELSETDGWDENDTDATDESDDFVSGYADEPDPEEAEPTVGAMELAERHQLRRVASLRTELEDITEVEYRQLRLERVVLVGVWTDGSVQDAENSMAELAALAETAGSEVLEAIYQRRQTPDPATYIGRGKVEGLAEIVAATGADTVICDGDLAPSQLRNLEDRVKVKVVDRTALILDIFAQHAKSREGQAQVELAQLQYMKQRLRGWGGNLSRQAGGRVGADGGGIGGRGPGETKIETDRRRINDKIAKLRRELKHMKGTRDTKRADRHRHQIPSVAIAGYTNAGKSSLLNRLTGAGVLVEDALFATLDPTTRRTTTADGRVYTMSDTVGFVRHLPHQLIEAFRSTLEEVADSDLIVHVVDGSHPDPEGQLSAVRAVLADIDAAGVREIVVVNKADAADPLVLARLRTHEPHSVVVSARTGEGIAEALAMIEGELPRPGVEFHVLLPYERGDLVNRLHQNGEIDAMEHTGEGTVVRGRANADLAGELAPYAV, from the coding sequence ATGACGAACGCACCTGACTTCACCCTCGACGCCGAGCTCTCCGAGACCGACGGCTGGGACGAGAACGACACCGACGCGACCGACGAGTCCGACGACTTCGTGTCGGGCTACGCCGACGAGCCCGACCCGGAGGAGGCCGAGCCCACCGTCGGCGCGATGGAGCTCGCCGAGCGCCACCAGCTGCGCCGCGTGGCCTCGCTGCGCACCGAGCTCGAGGACATCACCGAGGTCGAGTACCGCCAGCTGCGGCTCGAGCGGGTCGTCCTCGTCGGCGTCTGGACCGACGGCAGCGTCCAGGACGCCGAGAACTCGATGGCCGAGCTCGCCGCGCTCGCCGAGACCGCCGGCTCCGAGGTGCTCGAGGCGATCTACCAGCGCCGACAGACGCCCGACCCCGCCACCTACATCGGGCGCGGCAAGGTCGAGGGGCTCGCCGAGATCGTCGCCGCGACCGGCGCCGACACCGTGATCTGCGACGGCGACCTGGCCCCGAGCCAGCTGCGCAACCTCGAGGACCGCGTCAAGGTCAAGGTCGTCGACCGGACCGCGCTGATCCTCGACATCTTCGCCCAGCACGCCAAGTCCCGCGAGGGCCAGGCGCAGGTCGAGCTGGCCCAGCTGCAGTACATGAAGCAGCGGCTGCGCGGCTGGGGCGGCAACCTGTCGCGCCAGGCCGGTGGCCGGGTCGGCGCCGACGGCGGCGGCATCGGCGGTCGTGGCCCCGGTGAGACCAAGATCGAGACCGACCGGCGGCGGATCAACGACAAGATCGCCAAGCTGCGCCGCGAGCTCAAGCACATGAAGGGCACCCGCGACACCAAGCGGGCCGACCGGCACCGCCACCAGATCCCCTCGGTCGCCATCGCCGGCTACACCAACGCGGGCAAGTCCTCGCTGCTGAACCGGCTCACCGGCGCCGGGGTGCTCGTGGAGGACGCGCTCTTCGCGACGCTCGACCCGACCACGCGGCGCACGACGACCGCCGACGGTCGGGTCTACACGATGAGCGACACCGTCGGCTTCGTGCGGCACCTGCCGCACCAGCTGATCGAGGCGTTCCGCTCGACGCTGGAGGAGGTCGCCGACTCCGACCTGATCGTGCACGTCGTCGACGGCTCGCACCCCGACCCGGAGGGCCAGCTCTCCGCCGTGCGCGCCGTCCTGGCCGACATCGACGCCGCGGGCGTGCGGGAGATCGTCGTGGTCAACAAGGCCGACGCCGCCGACCCGCTCGTGCTGGCCCGCCTGCGCACGCACGAGCCGCACTCGGTCGTCGTCAGCGCCCGCACCGGTGAGGGCATCGCTGAGGCGCTCGCGATGATCGAGGGCGAGCTGCCCCGACCGGGGGTGGAGTTCCACGTGCTGCTGCCCTACGAGCGCGGCGACCTCGTCAACCGGCTGCACCAGAACGGTGAGATCGACGCGATGGAGCACACCGGCGAGGGCACCGTGGTGCGCGGCCGGGCGAACGCCGACCTCGCCGGCGAGCTCGCCCCCTACGCCGTCTGA
- a CDS encoding nucleoside/nucleotide kinase family protein, with protein MEVPAVPPVPAVRLLGLTGAPGVGKSTLAATLAAGAGAAIVPMDGFHYADVELARRGLLDRKGAPETFDAEGYAALLARVAAGGPDEPDVVAPAFDRELEQPLAGAIAVPASGPVVTEGNYLLLDEPRWRAVRERIDVVWHLHLDPDVRLERLVARHVAFGKSPAEARAWVARVDEPNARLVEAAAVRADLVVDLSPR; from the coding sequence ATGGAGGTCCCAGCCGTCCCACCCGTGCCCGCCGTCCGGCTGCTCGGGCTGACCGGCGCACCCGGCGTCGGCAAGTCCACCCTCGCCGCGACGCTGGCCGCCGGGGCCGGCGCCGCGATCGTGCCGATGGACGGCTTCCACTACGCCGACGTGGAGCTGGCCCGCCGGGGCCTGCTCGACCGCAAGGGCGCCCCGGAGACCTTCGACGCCGAGGGGTACGCCGCCCTCCTGGCCCGGGTCGCCGCCGGCGGGCCGGACGAGCCCGACGTGGTGGCGCCGGCGTTCGACCGCGAGCTCGAGCAGCCGCTCGCCGGGGCGATCGCGGTGCCGGCGTCCGGGCCGGTCGTGACCGAGGGCAACTACCTGCTCCTCGACGAGCCGCGGTGGCGCGCGGTGCGCGAGCGGATCGACGTCGTCTGGCACCTGCACCTCGACCCCGACGTCCGCCTCGAGCGCCTGGTCGCCCGCCACGTCGCCTTCGGCAAGTCCCCCGCCGAGGCCCGCGCCTGGGTCGCCCGCGTCGACGAGCCCAACGCCCGCCTGGTCGAGGCCGCCGCCGTCCGCGCCGACCTGGTGGTCGACCTCTCGCCGCGGTAG